A DNA window from Limnothrix sp. FACHB-406 contains the following coding sequences:
- the metG gene encoding methionine--tRNA ligase translates to MVVTEDLTSSPPPPQPSPFTITTPLYYVNALPHIGSAYTTMAVDAVGRFYRLQGHPVLMITGTDEHGQKIERTAQERNKNPQEHCDEIVQGFADLWQKLNIRYDRFIRTTDERHRAIVVEFFERVWAAGDIYSGKQQGWYCVSCEEFKEERELTEDHHCLVHPNKQAEWRDEENYFFRLSKYQTALQQFYGDHPEFIQPESRRNEVLAFVERGLQDFSISRVNIDWGFALPNDPKHTLYVWFDALLGYVTALLEPGEAPTLENALRHWWPISTHVIGKDILRFHAIYWPAMLMSAGLPIPQRLFGHGFLTKDGQKMGKTLGNTIDPVALIDRYGSDAVRYYFLKEIEFGRDGDFNETRFINIVNADLANDLGNLLNRTLKMAHKYCEGRVPSVTVAETDPLRQLGTTLGDRAGRAYRAMALHEACQSVLMLAQTGNKYLDEQAPWTKFKQGDRAAVEAILYAVLESVRLAAYWLSPIVPQLSSRIYGQLGFAVDFDRVDADPSLREQLGGHGHWGGLPTGQGLAEPQPVFQKLEMPQ, encoded by the coding sequence ATGGTTGTCACCGAAGATTTGACCAGTTCCCCGCCGCCCCCGCAACCGTCCCCCTTCACGATCACAACCCCCCTCTATTACGTCAACGCATTACCCCACATCGGTAGTGCCTACACCACGATGGCGGTGGATGCGGTGGGCCGTTTTTATCGGTTACAGGGGCACCCGGTGCTAATGATTACCGGCACTGATGAGCATGGCCAAAAAATCGAGCGGACAGCCCAGGAACGCAACAAAAACCCTCAGGAACACTGTGATGAAATTGTCCAGGGTTTCGCCGATCTCTGGCAAAAGCTGAATATCCGTTACGATCGCTTCATTCGGACAACGGACGAGCGGCATCGCGCCATTGTGGTGGAATTTTTTGAGCGCGTTTGGGCTGCGGGGGACATTTATTCTGGAAAGCAACAGGGGTGGTACTGCGTTTCCTGCGAAGAGTTTAAGGAAGAGCGGGAGCTAACGGAGGATCATCATTGCCTGGTGCATCCCAACAAGCAGGCTGAGTGGCGCGATGAGGAAAATTATTTTTTCCGGCTCTCCAAATATCAGACAGCGCTGCAGCAATTTTATGGAGACCATCCGGAGTTTATTCAACCGGAAAGTCGCCGCAATGAGGTGTTGGCATTTGTGGAACGGGGGCTGCAAGATTTCTCCATTTCACGGGTCAATATTGACTGGGGATTCGCGCTGCCCAATGATCCCAAGCACACGCTTTATGTCTGGTTTGATGCGCTGTTGGGCTACGTGACGGCATTGTTAGAACCCGGTGAAGCCCCGACGCTGGAGAATGCCCTGAGGCATTGGTGGCCAATCAGTACCCACGTGATTGGTAAGGATATCCTGAGGTTTCATGCCATTTATTGGCCAGCAATGTTAATGTCGGCTGGGTTACCGATTCCCCAACGGTTGTTTGGTCATGGCTTCTTAACGAAAGATGGCCAAAAGATGGGCAAAACGCTGGGGAATACGATCGATCCGGTGGCGTTGATCGATCGTTATGGTAGCGATGCGGTTCGTTACTACTTCCTCAAGGAAATTGAGTTTGGCCGCGATGGGGACTTCAATGAAACGCGGTTTATTAATATCGTGAATGCGGACTTGGCGAATGATTTGGGAAATTTGCTGAACCGAACCCTCAAGATGGCCCACAAGTATTGCGAGGGTCGGGTGCCGTCGGTGACGGTGGCGGAAACGGATCCGTTGCGCCAATTGGGCACGACGTTGGGCGATCGCGCGGGGCGGGCCTACCGGGCCATGGCGCTGCACGAGGCCTGTCAGTCGGTGCTGATGTTGGCTCAAACGGGCAACAAGTACTTAGACGAGCAGGCTCCCTGGACCAAGTTCAAACAGGGCGATCGGGCGGCTGTGGAAGCAATCCTGTATGCGGTGTTGGAGTCGGTGCGGTTGGCGGCCTATTGGCTGTCCCCGATCGTGCCTCAACTGAGCAGCCGGATTTATGGCCAATTGGGGTTTGCGGTGGATTTCGATCGCGTGGATGCGGATCCGTCCCTGCGGGAGCAATTGGGGGGGCATGGCCATTGGGGTGGCCTACCGACAGGGCAAGGGCTGGCGGAACCGCAACCCGTGTTCCAAAAGCTGGAAATGCCGCAGTAA
- a CDS encoding glycosyltransferase family 61 protein, which translates to MSISSVLKRKYALKQPVRNAQGMSRPWGMVWVNGHPPQPIVRSRVLILSLSPSQLLVSWSSADLDPQPAALARVAELRSTLRQQPIGPEAAVCYGQLGAALAMLGRRVPALWAFLHQALCAGWEDADLAYQEYHLLPTCAIEQQAHAHHQLALWLRDQDCWLGARLALEEAIALDHNSLTAWTALGDWWRDCPDPALEPERVDRALAAYLQALYRNPTYRRPYDHLFRLLQRAGRFEDALSCGRKWVPRSLVLADRQQVPQELPAATLDYCPIDPADRVQLRASRSPLGEPPHPDLCATEYEVDPTFVVTLPQGRAWTDHYTSAIFTETGALVQELSLGSVELVALSEQLPPPRRVAGTVALLSVAGGSMFCHWLLNLLSRLRLLADAGWTLDQLDYVAVNEQEYRYQTETLELLGIPPQKLIISNPDDRHIVADRLVVPSRVDRATPWICDTLRQLFLRPAIIQSMAPHDRLYISRDWAKYRRVVDDRQLSDWLVRQHGFKIVLLESLSFAQQVSLLAQAKVVIAPHGAGLTNLVFCQPGTIVLELFSPRYVPSYFWEIADLIGLAHYHLVGEPLDHYPDPEAILNYRFSDPGADGIWIPFDRFQTAVNYLLTEG; encoded by the coding sequence GTGTCCATCTCCTCGGTCTTGAAGCGGAAATATGCGCTGAAGCAACCCGTTAGGAATGCCCAAGGCATGAGTCGGCCCTGGGGCATGGTTTGGGTGAACGGGCATCCCCCACAGCCGATCGTGCGATCGAGGGTTTTGATTTTGAGCTTGTCGCCTTCCCAACTCCTAGTTTCCTGGTCTTCGGCTGACCTTGACCCGCAGCCAGCGGCCCTGGCCAGGGTGGCTGAGTTGCGATCGACCCTGCGCCAGCAACCGATCGGGCCAGAAGCAGCGGTGTGTTATGGCCAACTGGGAGCCGCACTGGCAATGTTGGGGCGACGAGTGCCGGCCCTGTGGGCGTTTTTGCATCAGGCCCTCTGTGCCGGTTGGGAAGACGCGGACTTGGCCTACCAGGAATATCACCTGCTGCCAACCTGCGCGATCGAGCAGCAAGCCCACGCCCATCACCAACTGGCCCTGTGGCTGCGCGATCAGGACTGTTGGCTGGGGGCCCGCCTGGCCTTGGAGGAGGCGATCGCCCTTGATCACAACTCCCTGACGGCTTGGACGGCCCTGGGCGATTGGTGGCGAGACTGTCCCGACCCAGCCTTGGAACCGGAGCGGGTCGATCGGGCCCTGGCCGCCTATCTTCAGGCCTTGTATCGCAATCCCACCTACCGCCGACCCTACGATCACCTGTTTCGGTTGCTCCAGCGGGCTGGCCGCTTCGAGGATGCCCTGTCCTGTGGGCGCAAGTGGGTTCCGCGCTCCCTGGTGCTGGCCGATCGCCAGCAAGTGCCCCAGGAATTGCCCGCCGCCACCTTGGACTATTGCCCGATCGACCCGGCCGATCGGGTGCAGCTCAGGGCTTCCCGATCGCCCCTCGGAGAGCCGCCCCATCCCGACCTTTGCGCCACTGAATACGAAGTTGATCCCACCTTTGTGGTCACCCTGCCCCAGGGCCGAGCCTGGACGGATCATTACACCAGCGCCATTTTTACCGAAACGGGCGCATTGGTTCAGGAACTCTCCCTCGGGAGCGTGGAGTTGGTGGCCCTGTCGGAGCAATTGCCGCCGCCGCGCCGGGTGGCGGGAACCGTGGCCCTGTTGTCGGTAGCGGGGGGGTCAATGTTTTGTCACTGGTTGCTGAATCTCCTGTCGCGGTTGCGGCTGCTGGCCGATGCGGGCTGGACGTTGGATCAGTTGGACTATGTGGCGGTGAATGAACAGGAATATCGCTACCAAACGGAAACCCTGGAACTGTTGGGCATTCCGCCCCAAAAGCTGATTATTAGCAATCCAGACGATCGCCATATTGTGGCCGATCGGTTGGTGGTGCCTTCTCGGGTCGATCGGGCCACGCCTTGGATTTGCGACACCCTGCGGCAACTGTTTTTGCGACCCGCCATTATCCAGTCCATGGCCCCGCACGATCGGCTCTACATCAGTCGTGATTGGGCCAAATATCGCCGTGTCGTGGACGATCGCCAACTCAGTGATTGGTTGGTGCGTCAGCATGGATTCAAAATCGTGCTGCTGGAAAGTCTGTCCTTTGCCCAACAGGTTTCCCTTTTGGCCCAAGCCAAGGTGGTGATTGCGCCCCACGGAGCTGGCCTCACCAATCTGGTTTTTTGCCAACCGGGCACGATCGTCCTGGAACTGTTTTCACCGCGCTATGTGCCCAGCTACTTTTGGGAAATTGCCGACCTGATTGGCCTAGCGCACTATCACCTGGTGGGTGAACCCCTAGATCACTATCCCGATCCGGAGGCGATTTTGAACTATCGCTTCTCGGATCCCGGGGCTGATGGGATTTGGATTCCGTTCGATCGCTTCCAAACGGCCGTCAACTACCTGTTGACCGAGGGTTAA
- a CDS encoding helix-turn-helix transcriptional regulator, which yields MAPGISDDDWRDLWQASRQMAHPFNSQDSPDFQDSPDFQDSPDSTDPLTLITPAMQVVLQQMLHCPHHGAMRQMYLESKFVELLTLWLAQAEDQGGADRPIADHSLPLKGSDLDRIYQARDILLQRFQTPPSLTDLARQVGLNDCTLKRQFKQVFGKTVFGYLHDYRMEQARRWLLDRQWSVTEVARRVGYTNLCAFSTAFRKKFGLSPRSFQRQG from the coding sequence ATGGCTCCTGGCATCTCTGACGATGACTGGCGGGACTTGTGGCAAGCCAGCCGCCAGATGGCCCACCCCTTCAATTCCCAAGATTCCCCCGATTTCCAAGATTCCCCCGATTTCCAAGATTCTCCCGATTCCACCGATCCATTGACCCTAATCACGCCTGCGATGCAAGTGGTGCTGCAACAGATGCTCCATTGCCCCCACCACGGCGCGATGAGGCAGATGTATTTGGAAAGTAAGTTCGTGGAACTGTTGACCCTGTGGTTAGCTCAAGCGGAAGACCAAGGGGGAGCCGATCGACCCATCGCCGATCACTCGCTGCCCCTGAAGGGATCTGACCTCGATCGGATTTACCAAGCGCGGGATATTTTGCTGCAACGGTTCCAGACTCCCCCGTCCTTGACGGATTTGGCGCGACAGGTGGGGCTAAATGACTGCACCCTGAAGCGGCAGTTTAAGCAGGTGTTTGGCAAAACCGTCTTTGGCTATTTACACGATTACCGCATGGAGCAAGCCCGCCGTTGGTTGCTCGATCGCCAGTGGTCTGTGACGGAAGTGGCCCGGCGAGTGGGCTACACCAACCTTTGCGCTTTCAGTACGGCATTTCGCAAAAAATTTGGCCTCAGTCCCCGATCGTTCCAGCGACAAGGCTGA
- a CDS encoding MotA/TolQ/ExbB proton channel family protein — MQKLGEILVAAGAVAVPLTLFSVLAIALIIERVVFWFRVNRRQTKVIREVLDLYEFDPLLAVEKLKRNLDLPLGRIFLAAASLDEAEPDEIALAIDGATQAEIPVLKRFNNIFDTIITLSPLLGLLGTVLGLIQSFSSLNLGDVGGAKTTAVTSGISEALVSTAFGLVVALFTLFFANTFRSFYLRQIALIQEYSAELELRHRRYLKKMQAKQTGGATYAQANH; from the coding sequence ATGCAAAAATTGGGTGAAATTTTGGTGGCGGCGGGAGCAGTTGCGGTTCCCCTCACATTGTTTTCAGTGTTGGCGATCGCTCTAATCATTGAGCGTGTGGTGTTTTGGTTTCGGGTGAATCGTCGGCAAACCAAAGTGATTCGGGAAGTGCTGGATCTCTATGAATTTGATCCACTGTTGGCTGTGGAAAAACTCAAGCGAAATCTGGATTTACCCCTGGGGCGCATTTTCCTGGCGGCGGCTTCCTTGGATGAGGCTGAACCCGATGAAATTGCCCTAGCGATCGATGGGGCAACCCAAGCAGAAATTCCGGTTTTAAAGCGCTTTAACAACATTTTTGACACGATCATTACCCTGTCGCCGTTGTTGGGATTGTTGGGGACAGTGTTGGGGCTAATTCAATCCTTCAGTTCTCTGAATTTGGGTGATGTGGGCGGTGCAAAAACCACCGCAGTCACCTCGGGAATTAGCGAAGCCTTGGTTTCTACGGCGTTTGGTTTGGTGGTGGCGTTGTTCACGCTGTTTTTTGCCAATACGTTCCGAAGCTTTTATCTGCGGCAAATTGCCCTAATTCAGGAATATTCAGCGGAACTGGAATTGCGGCATCGGCGCTATTTGAAAAAAATGCAAGCCAAACAAACAGGAGGAGCAACCTATGCGCAGGCGAACCATTGA
- a CDS encoding biopolymer transporter ExbD has product MRRRTIDEPDLPPRIEIVPMIDVIFAILTFFIMSTLFLGRFEGLAVNLPKAQSAKPQKVIRATVTLDPQGGLFLNKTPVTIESLSAAIRGLQQSGQDLTIVLNADGSVTHDRVVAVMDRVRQVEGAKLAIATQKPTQP; this is encoded by the coding sequence ATGCGCAGGCGAACCATTGATGAACCAGATTTGCCGCCTCGGATTGAAATTGTGCCGATGATCGATGTGATCTTCGCAATTTTGACCTTTTTCATTATGTCTACGCTCTTTTTGGGGCGGTTTGAAGGGTTGGCGGTGAATTTGCCGAAAGCCCAATCAGCCAAGCCCCAAAAGGTGATTCGAGCCACGGTGACCCTCGATCCGCAGGGCGGTTTATTTCTGAACAAAACCCCCGTGACGATCGAGTCTTTAAGCGCAGCCATTCGAGGACTTCAACAGTCAGGACAGGATTTAACAATCGTCCTGAATGCGGATGGTTCTGTGACGCACGATCGGGTGGTGGCGGTGATGGATCGGGTGCGCCAAGTGGAGGGAGCCAAACTGGCGATCGCTACCCAAAAACCCACCCAGCCCTAA
- a CDS encoding energy transducer TonB, with protein MDSSQLIGQQRQKESRWLKRFLFGSVCGSIALHGLAWGWQVRNWWSDRPATTDSEMEVTISNVTPDRPPEPLATPPSTDPVTNPQRDRVPLAPQSQAPLKAGEDAPTRNPNPTGDRDPIAPGTSPTGDAPAMATGTGPLSDPNGTGNGFGNASQATGFTSGAPDGDPEGTGSSDGEPAGTLEGPPVTSPPPSPPPAPARSPGQPQCVSCPLPRYRGTEASPRVDLRIRPDGSVEVRLRQSSGNPAVDRETLEAMRQWRFDPQTVPEGGLRRPMRVTYEEEGSRFQRANEARRREESERRQVAEQEERQRAADRPTEQPAPTADRPMERPTERAPERTAEQPASPAPAATTPAAAPAAPAPVDREPRPNRSTAPSNTSDPSPSRPAAPEPARPAVVAPAPARSPVAPAEPPARSPAAEAPAAPARRSPRPTRSPRPRRSPPPVQAAPAPAPVAPSAPEPAPASSPAD; from the coding sequence ATGGACAGCTCGCAACTGATTGGTCAGCAGCGCCAAAAGGAATCTCGGTGGCTGAAACGGTTTCTGTTTGGCAGCGTTTGCGGGTCGATCGCCCTGCATGGGTTGGCCTGGGGGTGGCAAGTCCGCAACTGGTGGAGCGATCGCCCGGCGACCACCGACAGCGAAATGGAAGTGACCATTTCCAACGTCACGCCCGATCGCCCGCCGGAACCCCTGGCCACGCCTCCTTCGACCGACCCCGTAACCAATCCACAGCGCGATCGGGTTCCGCTGGCTCCTCAGAGTCAGGCTCCCTTGAAAGCGGGCGAAGATGCGCCCACCCGCAACCCCAATCCCACGGGCGATCGTGACCCGATCGCCCCCGGCACCAGTCCCACGGGAGACGCGCCGGCCATGGCCACGGGCACCGGCCCGCTTAGCGATCCCAACGGTACAGGGAACGGGTTTGGCAACGCCAGCCAAGCCACCGGATTCACCTCGGGCGCACCGGACGGCGATCCCGAGGGCACGGGGTCGAGCGATGGGGAACCGGCTGGCACGCTGGAGGGGCCGCCCGTGACCAGCCCGCCGCCGAGTCCGCCGCCCGCCCCCGCGCGATCGCCCGGCCAGCCCCAATGCGTGAGTTGTCCCCTGCCGCGCTATCGGGGTACGGAAGCCAGTCCCCGCGTGGATTTGCGGATTCGGCCCGATGGCAGCGTGGAGGTGCGGTTGCGCCAATCCAGCGGCAACCCGGCGGTCGATCGCGAAACCCTAGAAGCGATGCGCCAATGGCGTTTTGACCCGCAAACCGTGCCGGAAGGAGGCCTGCGCCGCCCCATGCGCGTCACCTACGAGGAGGAGGGATCGCGGTTCCAGCGGGCTAACGAGGCCCGTCGTCGCGAGGAGTCCGAACGTCGCCAGGTCGCGGAACAGGAGGAACGGCAACGGGCCGCCGATCGCCCCACGGAACAGCCCGCACCGACGGCCGATCGCCCCATGGAGCGACCCACCGAACGAGCCCCAGAGCGCACGGCGGAACAACCGGCCAGTCCTGCCCCCGCGGCCACCACCCCGGCCGCCGCGCCCGCCGCCCCGGCTCCTGTCGATCGGGAACCGCGCCCCAATCGCTCCACTGCGCCCAGCAACACCAGCGATCCGAGTCCCAGCCGGCCGGCAGCTCCGGAACCGGCCCGCCCCGCAGTGGTGGCCCCCGCCCCTGCCCGATCGCCCGTGGCCCCAGCGGAACCACCGGCCCGCAGTCCCGCCGCCGAGGCCCCGGCCGCGCCGGCCCGCCGCAGTCCGCGCCCGACCCGATCGCCTCGGCCCCGGCGATCGCCCCCGCCCGTCCAGGCGGCCCCCGCCCCAGCGCCCGTGGCCCCCAGCGCTCCGGAACCCGCCCCCGCCAGCAGTCCCGCCGACTAG
- a CDS encoding TonB-dependent siderophore receptor, whose product MNPASPLSLSVLLVAIGALAAPAGAESVPPEPLNQFRSNAPATSVESWLAQADRPATVTRVVVTPLADELEIALETPAGQSLLIDANQFRAEGNQLIAEISNASLVLPEGEEFNQADPTAEVAAVRVWQIAPDRIQVVVTGRNGLPTQDVTLATGDLAYSLNVDANAPEEELVVTGQRSPSYRVPNASSATGTDTPILETPFSVQVIPQAVLRDQQVINIEDALNNVSGVAFAGSNGSREASFSIRGFGNQFSTGAPLLRDGYRIYGGFQAIPEVANLEQIEVLKGPSSILYGQIEPGGIINLVSKQPLDQPFYEAEFQAGSDALVRPRIDFSGPLTSDGSLRYRLNALYQHQSPFRDFDTDINRFAIAPVLAWRISDQTDLSFNLEYIHQKGPADFGISRFGDGVAPVSRESVINNPDDSITTEYLNTGYQFEHRFSDNWKIRNGFRYINYTYDYSVIALPIIVNDAEITRFYADQDGDDRSYTAQTSVIGNFKTGSLEHQATIGLDLNYSEFAIETLFDTANPSTINIFNPEYEQVPKPDRSDLPPFQDDVTTTTRLGIYLQDQIKLTDNLMIIAGLRYDTIDSKTDQKLTDESSSFNADAWTPRLGILYQPIPELALFASYSQSFRPTTATSSSGAILPPEEGEGFEVGVKAELFDRRLLATLTYFDIAKQNVAVSDPENPLFSVASGEQRNRGIELDLIGEPLPGWKILGSYAYIDGEVTEDTDESLIGNRPAGLAKHKATLWTSYEIQSGSFKGLGFGVGFEYASDRYGNLANDYRLGDYLIGNAAIFYQRDNYRFALNFRNFTDENYIKGATGNEGGIEVGSPFTVTGSASIRF is encoded by the coding sequence ATGAACCCTGCATCTCCCCTCTCCCTGTCGGTTTTGTTGGTAGCGATCGGGGCGCTGGCTGCTCCCGCTGGGGCTGAGTCAGTACCACCGGAGCCGCTCAATCAATTCCGCAGCAACGCCCCCGCCACTTCGGTGGAGTCCTGGCTGGCCCAAGCCGATCGCCCGGCCACCGTCACCCGTGTGGTGGTCACGCCCCTGGCTGATGAGCTGGAAATTGCCCTGGAAACCCCAGCCGGTCAGTCCTTGCTGATTGATGCCAACCAATTTCGGGCCGAGGGCAACCAACTGATCGCCGAGATCAGCAACGCCAGCTTGGTGCTCCCGGAGGGCGAGGAGTTTAACCAAGCCGATCCCACCGCTGAAGTGGCTGCGGTGCGGGTTTGGCAGATTGCGCCCGATCGCATCCAAGTGGTGGTGACGGGTCGCAACGGTTTGCCCACCCAGGACGTGACCTTGGCCACGGGTGACTTGGCTTACAGCCTGAACGTGGATGCCAATGCGCCCGAAGAAGAATTGGTGGTGACGGGGCAGCGATCGCCCAGTTACCGAGTTCCCAACGCCTCCAGCGCCACCGGTACAGACACCCCGATTCTGGAAACGCCTTTCTCGGTGCAGGTAATTCCCCAAGCCGTCCTCCGCGATCAGCAGGTGATCAATATTGAAGACGCGCTGAACAACGTGAGTGGCGTGGCTTTTGCCGGCAGTAATGGCAGCCGGGAAGCTAGTTTCAGCATTCGCGGATTCGGCAATCAGTTTTCCACTGGGGCCCCGTTGTTGCGAGATGGATATCGCATTTATGGGGGCTTTCAAGCGATTCCGGAAGTGGCCAACCTTGAACAAATTGAAGTGTTGAAGGGGCCGTCTTCGATTCTTTATGGACAAATTGAACCGGGCGGCATCATTAACCTGGTTTCCAAGCAACCGCTTGATCAACCTTTTTATGAAGCAGAATTCCAGGCTGGCAGCGATGCTTTAGTGCGCCCCCGCATTGATTTCAGCGGCCCCTTAACCAGTGATGGCAGTCTGCGCTATCGACTGAATGCTCTCTATCAGCATCAATCGCCTTTTCGGGACTTTGATACGGATATCAACCGCTTTGCGATCGCGCCGGTTTTAGCTTGGCGAATCAGCGATCAGACTGACTTATCTTTCAATCTGGAATATATCCACCAAAAGGGGCCGGCAGACTTTGGCATTAGCCGCTTTGGGGATGGTGTTGCTCCCGTTTCTCGGGAATCTGTGATCAATAATCCCGATGATTCAATTACCACTGAATACTTGAATACCGGGTATCAATTTGAGCACCGCTTTAGTGACAATTGGAAAATTCGCAATGGTTTCCGCTACATCAACTACACCTATGACTACAGTGTTATCGCCTTGCCGATCATCGTGAATGATGCGGAGATCACTCGCTTTTATGCTGATCAAGATGGGGATGACCGCTCCTATACCGCGCAAACTAGTGTCATTGGAAACTTCAAGACTGGTTCCCTAGAACACCAAGCAACAATCGGTCTCGATCTCAACTACAGCGAGTTCGCGATCGAGACTTTGTTTGATACGGCTAATCCGAGCACGATCAACATTTTCAATCCGGAATATGAGCAAGTGCCCAAGCCCGATCGCTCGGATTTGCCGCCCTTTCAAGATGATGTCACAACCACCACTCGCCTAGGAATTTACCTGCAAGATCAGATCAAGCTAACCGATAACTTGATGATTATTGCCGGGTTGCGCTACGACACGATCGATAGCAAAACCGATCAAAAATTGACCGATGAAAGCAGCAGTTTTAACGCGGATGCTTGGACACCACGCCTTGGAATTTTATATCAGCCCATTCCCGAATTAGCCCTCTTTGCTAGCTATTCCCAATCCTTTCGTCCCACGACGGCCACCAGTTCCAGTGGTGCAATTTTGCCCCCGGAAGAGGGCGAAGGATTTGAAGTAGGTGTGAAGGCCGAATTGTTCGATCGTCGCCTGCTTGCTACCCTCACTTACTTCGACATTGCCAAGCAAAATGTTGCGGTTTCAGATCCCGAAAATCCCCTTTTTTCTGTTGCTTCCGGTGAACAACGTAACCGAGGAATTGAGCTGGATCTGATTGGGGAACCATTACCCGGTTGGAAAATTTTGGGTTCCTATGCCTACATCGATGGCGAAGTTACTGAAGATACCGATGAGTCCTTAATTGGTAATCGACCGGCTGGGCTGGCAAAACACAAAGCTACTCTTTGGACAAGCTATGAAATTCAGTCCGGTTCTTTCAAAGGATTGGGATTCGGAGTGGGGTTTGAATATGCGAGCGATCGCTATGGAAACTTAGCCAATGACTATCGATTGGGTGACTATCTGATTGGCAATGCAGCGATTTTCTATCAGAGAGATAACTATCGATTTGCTTTGAATTTCCGCAACTTCACTGATGAAAACTACATCAAAGGAGCCACGGGAAATGAAGGCGGTATTGAAGTGGGTTCACCCTTCACAGTCACAGGATCAGCTTCAATTCGGTTCTAA